A segment of the Asinibacterium sp. OR53 genome:
TAGGTGATAGATGCCTGGTTAATGAGACCATCGCCTTTGTTGCCGAAGTGGTTGTATCCGAAAGCGCTGGCGATCTGATCTCTTTTCGAAAGATCCCAATTGAACCCGATTCCTGTTTTATAACCATCCCGGCTGAAATCGGGGGCGCTTTGCTGCAGCAATCTTCTGTTGCCGGAAGCAGTAGTGGTATAGCGGTCCATACCATTAGGTGTTTGCGAGTTCAATTGTGCATTACCACTGTAATAGGCATTGATGCCAATGTTGTGTTTCTTCCAGTTGGCATTGAGGCTGCCGTTTTCAAGTCGGGTTCCTGCAGAAAGATTGATGCTGGCATTCATGCCCTCAACTTTACTTTTTTTCAGGATGATGTTAATGATGCCGCCGGTGCCTGCCGATTCATATTTGGCAGATGGGCTGGTAATGACTTCGATGCTTTGTATCTGGCTGCTGGGAATGGACTGAAGTGCATCGGCAACACTGTTGCCAAATATAGATGAAGGTTTTCCATCAATCAGGAAGCGGATACTGGGATTGCCCAGTAACTCTACATTGCCATCGGCATCTACAGTTACCTGGGGGATTTTTTTCAGTGCGTCGGTGGCCACACCTCTCTGGGCGGTGATGTCTTTTTCTACATTGTATATTAGTTTGTCGATCTTGTTTACAATAAGCTGGCGGGTGCTTTGTACGGTAACATCACCCAATGTAGTGGACTTCTTGACCATGGCCATATCACCCAATTGCAGGTCGTTGTTGGCTTGTACCACTTGCGTAATATCCTGGTAGCCGATGAATTGAACAACAATCTTGTATGTGCCCCTGTTTACTTTCGGTAAAAGGAAGTTCCCTTTCTGATCGCTCACACAACCATCTATGGTTTTTTGGGTACTGTTATTGACCAGGCTGATGGTGACATATTCAATGCCCTGCTTACCCTGGGCGTCAACAACTCTTCCGCTGATCTTAACAGAGCCGGCATTGGCGTGCACAGACTGACCATCAACCGGCAAAGTCCACACAAATAAAGCAGCAACAAATACGTACAATTCCTTCACTACAAATACAATTTGCAGCAAAGGAATGTGTGAATTCTGTTGTTTTTTTGAAGATAGGCTTAATAAAATAGTTGCAACAATACGTTTGCCGGGTTATTGGTGGCGGGCTTCAATCTGTATTTATGTACTATCTCTTTCCCGAATGTGCTCCTTATTTCCTTCGTATTTCATCCTAGGATGTCCCATGGATAAGCCATAGATATCCCATAGATAAGCTATGGATAACATATGTTATAATGCATAGCTTATCTGTGGCATATCTATAAATGAGATACGGTTTACATTACCTGTTTCTTTGCAGGACAAACGAAAGAGGCTCAATAGAAGCTCGATTCTTTTGTAAGAATTAAATACTACTTCAAAAGGTAATAAAACGAATTTAATGCATATTTAATATCTGGGAGCATGGTCGATATGACTGTTTAAATCATTGTTCCACCAATCTTGTAAAACCATTGAGCTTCGACTTGTCAGAGGAGAAAGCAATCCAGGATAAATCATTGCTTAATCTGAGTTACCTGAATCTTCTGAAAGGACACGCTACAGAACATAATTATCGGTTTGATTTTATTATTTCAAAACCACAAGACAAGCGTTTATACAAGTCGTATGAAAATGCTATTGGTTTACTGGAACTGGCAGATACCCCGAAGAAAATAGTTACAGAAAAAAACCTGAAAGAATATTCAGAGGAAACTATACAGGTATTGTTACAACATTAACTCATTAGGAGAGTAAATGAACAGGGGGATTGAAATTTCAATCCCCCTGTTCATTTATAAATCATTAGCCACCGGCATCTTTGCAATATCGCCGAGGATATTTATATTTATGAATTGTCTTCCTGTTTTTACCTGTCTTAATCAATACATATGAAATTGACTAAACAATTATTTCCATTCTGGGCATGCCTGTTATTATTACCCGTTTCATTATTTGCGATTGATACGCACAACACACGCATGCTGTCGCAGCCCGCGATCAGCGCCAACCACATCGCTTTTATTTATGCAGAAGATCTTTGGGTGGCCAATCTCGATGGTTCACAACCGAGAAGGCTTACCGTAGATGAAGGCATCGAGTCTAACCCGGTGTTCTCGCCCGATGGCAAGCTGATCGCTTTCAGCGCACAATACGATGGTAATACAGATGTGTATGTGGTTCCGGTGGAAGGCGGTGTTCCCAAACGCCTTACCTGGCATCCAGGAATAGATATTGTAAGGGGATTCACGCCTGATGGAAAAAATGTATTGTTTATTTCAAGACGTTCCGTATTCACCAATCGATATGCCCAACTCTTTACAGTCCCGGTTACAGGTGGCTACCCAACACAACTGGAAATTCCCAACGCTTACCATGCTACATATTCACCTGATGGGAAGTATATGGCTTATACACCCTTGTATGAAGCATTTCGTCAATGGAAACATTACCGTGGAGGAACCATTTCCACTATTTCTATCTTTTCTTTTGGCAATAAGTCTGTCGTTAAAATTCCGCAACCCGAGGAGGGCTGTAACGATACAGAGCCCATGTGGATAGAAGATAAAATTTATTTCCTGAGTGATCGCAACGGGGAGTTCAATTTGTACGCTTACACGATTGCTACGAAAGAGATCAAACAATTAACTGCGTACAAAGATTTTCCTATTATACATTCATCTGCCGGAAATGGAAAGATCGTATTTGAACAAGCCGGTTACCTGCACCATTTCGATCTCGCTGCCAATGCACCTAAAGACATCACCGTAGGCATTGCAGCAGATCTGCTGGAATTGCGCCAGCGTTTTGCAAAAGGTGGCCGGTATATACGCAGCGCCGATATTTCCCCTTCGGGTAACAGGGCTGTTTTTGATTTCAGGGGTGAGATACTGACTGTGCCCGCTGAGAAAGGAGACGCGCGCAACATTACCCAAACCGATAATGCACATGAAAAATATCCTGCCTGGTCGCCCGATGGGAAATCTATTGCTTATTTCTCAGATGCTTCCGGTGAATACACACTGCATATTAAACCGCAGGATGGATCAGGAACCGCCAGGGTACTGAAATTGAATAGGACCGGCTTCTATGCCAACATACACTGGTCGCCCGACAGTAAGAAAATTTGTTTTGCAGACAATGGAAGGAATCTCTATTTGCTGGATGTTGCCACCGGTAACCAACAGAAGATCGATGCAGATGAATTGTATGTACCCGGTGCTTTCCGCGAGCAGTTCGGCGATTGGTCGCCCGATTCCAAATGGCTGGTGTATACCAAAGTAACCGGCACCTTCTTCAAAAAAGCGATCCTTTATTCGGTTGACCAGAACAAATCTTTCCCCATAAGCGATGGATTGAGTGATGTATCGGAACCCATTTTCGACCGTGGTGGCAAATACCTGTTTTTCTTTGCTTCTACTGATGCTGGTCCGGGCGTGAACTGGTTCGATCAATCGAACAACGATACCCGCTCTACCAACTCTATCTACCTGCTGACTTTACAGAAAGAAACCATTTCACCTTTTGCCAAAGAAAGCGATGAAGAAACAAAAGGCCAGGACACTGCCAAAGCCGGAAAAAAAACAGCCGATCCTTTCCGCATTGACCTGGATGGCATCCAGGAGCGTACCATCGATATTCCCCTGAAAGCTGGTAATTACCGCGGTTTGGGTATGGGCAAAGAAGGAGAATTGTTGTATGTAGTATATGGCTATGATGGAGGTGCTGGTATGCTGCACAAGTACGATATCAAAAAAAGAAAAGACAATGAGGTGATGGAACTCGACGGATACATCATTGCTGCCGATGGCAAGAAAATGCTGTATAACAAAAGCGGCGCCTGGGGTATCGCACCCACGGGCGATAAGCCGGAACCTGGAAAAGGCCTGCTCAATACCGCTGACCTGCAGGTGAAGTTTGATCCGTTAGCAGAATGGCCGCAGATATTCGATGAAGCATGGCGCATCAACCGCGATTATTTTTACGATCCCGGCATGCACGGCGTTGACTGGGCAGCTACCAAAAAGAAATACGCGCAATTTCTGCCTGATCTTTCCTGCCGCAGCGACCTGAATACCCTCATACAATGGATGTGCAGTGAACTGGCGATAGGTCACCACCGGCTCACCGCGTTTGGTGAAAGAAGAATGAATCCGGCTGCCGTTAGCGGCGGATTACTGGGCGCCGATTTTGCCATTGCCAACAACCGTTACCAGCTCAAAAAAATATATGGCGGACTCAACTGGAACCCCAACCTCCGTTCACCGCTCACCGAACCGGGTGTAAATGCGAAAACAGGAGAATACATTTTAGCAGTGAACGGAAAAGACGTAACAGCGGCAGAAAATATTTTCCAGTTTTTTGAAGCAACCGCCGGGAAGATCGTTACGCTGACCATTGGCCCGAACCCTGATTACACCGGCTCTCGCACGGTAAAAGTAGTGCCGGTGGAAAACGAGACCGACCTGCGCAACAGGGATTGGGTGGAAGGTAAC
Coding sequences within it:
- a CDS encoding S41 family peptidase, with amino-acid sequence MKLTKQLFPFWACLLLLPVSLFAIDTHNTRMLSQPAISANHIAFIYAEDLWVANLDGSQPRRLTVDEGIESNPVFSPDGKLIAFSAQYDGNTDVYVVPVEGGVPKRLTWHPGIDIVRGFTPDGKNVLFISRRSVFTNRYAQLFTVPVTGGYPTQLEIPNAYHATYSPDGKYMAYTPLYEAFRQWKHYRGGTISTISIFSFGNKSVVKIPQPEEGCNDTEPMWIEDKIYFLSDRNGEFNLYAYTIATKEIKQLTAYKDFPIIHSSAGNGKIVFEQAGYLHHFDLAANAPKDITVGIAADLLELRQRFAKGGRYIRSADISPSGNRAVFDFRGEILTVPAEKGDARNITQTDNAHEKYPAWSPDGKSIAYFSDASGEYTLHIKPQDGSGTARVLKLNRTGFYANIHWSPDSKKICFADNGRNLYLLDVATGNQQKIDADELYVPGAFREQFGDWSPDSKWLVYTKVTGTFFKKAILYSVDQNKSFPISDGLSDVSEPIFDRGGKYLFFFASTDAGPGVNWFDQSNNDTRSTNSIYLLTLQKETISPFAKESDEETKGQDTAKAGKKTADPFRIDLDGIQERTIDIPLKAGNYRGLGMGKEGELLYVVYGYDGGAGMLHKYDIKKRKDNEVMELDGYIIAADGKKMLYNKSGAWGIAPTGDKPEPGKGLLNTADLQVKFDPLAEWPQIFDEAWRINRDYFYDPGMHGVDWAATKKKYAQFLPDLSCRSDLNTLIQWMCSELAIGHHRLTAFGERRMNPAAVSGGLLGADFAIANNRYQLKKIYGGLNWNPNLRSPLTEPGVNAKTGEYILAVNGKDVTAAENIFQFFEATAGKIVTLTIGPNPDYTGSRTVKVVPVENETDLRNRDWVEGNLKKVEEATKGQVAYVYVPNTAGLGFEYFKRYFFPQANKKAIIIDERFNGGGQLADYYIDILQRPLQAYWHTRYGNDLKSPSASIQGPKVMLIDETAGSGGDMLPWMFRKFKVGTLVGKRTWGGLVGILGFPEFMDGGGVTAPNVGIWTKDGFVVENVGVAPDIEVEQTPSEVIKGNDPQLQKAIEVAMKELQQHPQEAPQRPPFPVKVKK